From the Psychrilyobacter piezotolerans genome, one window contains:
- a CDS encoding YifB family Mg chelatase-like AAA ATPase codes for MVSKVLSSSYIGIESYILEVEADIMAGLPSFNIVGLADVAISESKERVRAAIKNSGYEVPARRIVINLSPAGIRKEGASFDLPIAIGILASLGEVENKKLKKYIVLGELSLNGDIRKIDGAINSVICAKENEIFGVILPRENYLEASVIKGVEIIPVDNLVQVVQFLNDKIEIESPKAEEKKEGEDYSVDFKEVKGQVQAKRCIEIAAAGGHNFYMIGTPGAGKSMLAKRLPTILPPMSEGEIIESTKIYSSTGLLTKDIPIIDKRPFRSPHHSSSMVSIVGGGRVPKAGEVSLAHNGVLFLDEVTEFPRMVLETLRQPLEDKKVSITRAEYRVEMPADMVLIMASNPCPCGNLFENRCSCSLSQINRYQHKISGPLLDRIDLYLEIKKLSRSELASYEEGERSVKIRERVEKARKIQWERFGSSKINGNMTPKEIKKYCKLDDKSKKVLIDSIDIFGLSGRSYDKVLKVGRTIADLEGSKNIELSHIMEALSYRKK; via the coding sequence ATGGTTTCCAAGGTGCTTAGTTCGAGTTATATAGGTATAGAATCATACATATTAGAGGTAGAAGCCGATATCATGGCAGGGCTGCCCAGTTTTAATATAGTAGGGTTAGCAGATGTGGCTATCTCTGAAAGCAAGGAAAGGGTCAGAGCTGCCATAAAAAATAGCGGGTATGAAGTGCCTGCCAGAAGGATAGTAATAAATCTTTCTCCTGCCGGGATCAGAAAGGAGGGAGCTTCCTTTGACCTTCCTATAGCCATAGGGATATTAGCCAGTTTGGGAGAGGTGGAAAATAAAAAATTAAAGAAATATATAGTCTTGGGAGAGCTGTCTTTAAATGGGGATATCAGAAAAATTGACGGAGCCATAAATTCAGTCATCTGTGCCAAAGAAAATGAGATATTTGGGGTAATATTGCCCAGGGAGAACTATTTAGAAGCCAGTGTCATAAAGGGGGTGGAGATAATACCCGTTGATAATTTGGTTCAGGTAGTCCAATTTTTAAATGATAAGATAGAGATAGAGTCTCCAAAAGCAGAGGAAAAAAAGGAAGGGGAAGATTATTCAGTTGATTTTAAAGAGGTAAAGGGACAGGTCCAGGCGAAAAGATGTATAGAGATAGCGGCAGCAGGGGGACATAATTTTTATATGATAGGAACTCCGGGAGCAGGGAAATCAATGCTGGCCAAACGACTGCCGACCATCCTGCCGCCTATGAGTGAGGGTGAAATAATCGAATCAACCAAGATCTACAGTAGTACAGGACTGCTGACAAAGGATATCCCCATAATAGATAAAAGACCATTTAGATCTCCCCACCATAGCAGCTCCATGGTTTCCATTGTAGGAGGAGGGAGGGTTCCCAAAGCCGGTGAGGTAAGTTTAGCCCACAATGGGGTCTTGTTTTTAGATGAAGTTACAGAATTTCCAAGGATGGTATTAGAAACACTTAGGCAGCCCCTGGAGGATAAAAAAGTATCTATAACCAGAGCAGAGTACAGGGTGGAGATGCCGGCAGATATGGTACTTATAATGGCATCCAATCCCTGTCCCTGCGGAAACTTGTTTGAAAACAGGTGCAGCTGCAGCCTGTCCCAGATAAACAGGTACCAGCATAAGATTTCAGGGCCGTTACTGGACAGGATAGACCTGTATTTAGAAATAAAGAAATTATCGAGATCGGAACTGGCCTCCTATGAAGAGGGAGAGAGGTCGGTTAAAATAAGGGAAAGGGTAGAAAAAGCAAGGAAGATACAGTGGGAAAGATTTGGGAGCTCAAAAATTAACGGGAATATGACTCCTAAAGAGATAAAAAAATACTGTAAATTAGATGATAAAAGCAAAAAAGTGCTGATCGACTCCATAGATATATTTGGTCTTTCCGGGAGAAGCTACGATAAGGTACTCAAAGTAGGGAGAACCATAGCCGATTTAGAGGGGAGTAAAAATATAGAGTTATCCCATATCATGGAAGCTCTCAGCTATAGGAAAAAATAA